A genomic region of Conger conger chromosome 6, fConCon1.1, whole genome shotgun sequence contains the following coding sequences:
- the LOC133130988 gene encoding myocardial zonula adherens protein-like isoform X3, translating into MSHLGVDMQRYSSGGSVTTTTDEDLPSQRRIQRLRLTLHADQPSTGQDEPQNVTGKEKQEAMAANGTKRRRNGYVEPREQQAPSVTNGVRESSPQRGGKVYGVVHRKGMDSQQEEVTACEWSVNHLRDQMNYIREVRDSLEKVRERMYGQFGGMQQSMHRLSQDIRTTNAQRQSLEREVKTRTAAMDSFEQMNSSLISANIDLQKSLLENCTDRAEAREKIKSLCSSCQLAEEKLRERDKELAAALAENRALRLQVEASQEATSEAVEEMSRKLQRQHEEQLQSEQRKHREEVEALRAQIDEYVSRLEEAEKNARVAEAKIAERDQRIGELERLLDCMRQEMAQLQLKLRDCERRLQKSEKTDQVDGNTAKRTQQLEGEALELRERIKHLNDMVFCQQRKVKGMIEEVETLRTKLVQKDLFITDLLDKIALVECENDSVVQAAVQTRDIGVGCDLLPRPEPHAGDEAQARPLPRSRLESSLLNYSPVQYSKWLQSNSTQLSKSTSSPTQSNPSSVNPVQSSSAQTSTEESVSIQTSSPPSSPERSTPAVSSTQTRTPPSRISTPYMKLMEMSSKRSNE; encoded by the exons ATGTCACATTTGGGAGTAGACATGCAGAGGTACAGCTCTGGGGGCTCAGTCACCACTACCACGGACGAGGATCTGCCCAGCCAG AGAAGGATACAGCGCCTGAGGCTGACCTTACATGCAGACCAACCCTCTACTGGACAAGATGAACCCCAGAATGTCACCGGAAAAGAGAAG CAGGAGGCGATGGCAGCCAATGGGACGAAGAGGAGAAGAAATGGCTACGTGGAACCACGAGAGCAG CAGGCCCCCAGCGTGACCAATGGCGTGAGGGAGAGCTCACCCCAGCGAGGGGGCAAGGTGTATGGCGTGGTGCACAGGAAGGGCATGGACAGCCAGCAGGAGGAAGTGACGGCTTGTGAGTGGTCTGTCAATCACCTGAGGGACCAAATGAACTACATCCGAGAG gtcaGAGACTCGCTGGAGAAGGTGAGGGAGCGAATGTATGGCCAGTTTGGGGGGATGCAGCAGTCCATGCACAGACTCTCTCAGGACATTCGG ACTACCAatgcccagagacagagcctgGAGAGGGAGGTGAAGACACGGACTGCAGCCATGGACAGCTTCGAGCAGATGAATAGCTCCCTCATATCCGCCAACATTGACCTGCAG AAATCCTTGCTGGAGAACTGTACAGACCGGGCTGAAGCCAGAGAAAAGATTAAGAGTTTGTGCAGCTCCTGTCAGCTGGCGGAGGAGAagctgagggagagggacaAGGAGCTGGCTGCAGCCCTCGCAGAGAACCGAGCCCTCCGACTGCAG GTGGAGGCCTCCCAGGAAGCTACATCCGAGGCAGTGGAGGAGATGTCTCGGAAACTACAGAGGCAGCATGAAGAACAGCTTCAGAGTGAGCAGAGGAAGCACAGAGAGGAGGTTGAAGCACTGCGG GCACAGATAGATGAGTACGTGAGCCGGCTGGAGGAGGCGGAGAAGAATGCCAGGGTCGCGGAGGCAAAGATCGCCGAGCGAGATCAGAGGATTGGTGAACTGGAGCGTCTCCTGGACTGCATGAGACAG GAAATGGCTCAGCTGCAGCTGAAACTGCGGGACTGTGAGAGACGCCTGCAGAAGTCCGAAAAGACTGACCAGGTGGATGGAAACACAGCCAAGAG GACCCAGCAGCTGGAGGGGGAGGCCCTGGAGTTGCGGGAGAGAATCAAACACCTGAACGACATGGTGTTCTGCCAGCAGAGGAAGGTGAAGGGCATGAtagaggag GTTGAAACATTACGGACAAAACTGGTACAGAAGGATTTGTTCATTACGGACCTATTGGATAAAATCGCCCTGGTTGAATGTGAG AATGACAGTGTAGTCCAAGCCGCAGTGCAAACGAGAGACATTGGAGTGGGCTGTGACCTTCTTCCCAG GCCTGAACCGCATGCAGGAGACGAAGCCCAGGCAAGGCCGCTGCCACGCAGTCGATTGGAATCCAGTTTATTGAATTACTCTCCAGTGCAGTACAGCAAGTGGCTACAATCCAACAGCACTCAGCTCAGTAAAAGCACATCAAGCCCAACACAATccaacccttcctctgtaaatcCGGTCCAGTCCAGCTCAGCCCAGACCAGCACAGAGGAGTCAGTTTCCATACAGACATCCTCACCCCCCTCGAGTCCTGAACGCTCCACTCCAGCTGTGTCCAGTACACAAACAAGAACCCCTCCGTCGAGAATATCCACGCCTTACATGAAACTCATGGAAATGAGTTCAAAAAGGAGCAATGAATGA
- the LOC133130988 gene encoding myocardial zonula adherens protein-like isoform X2 encodes MSHLGVDMQRYSSGGSVTTTTDEDLPSQRRIQRLRLTLHADQPSTGQDEPQNVTGKEKEAMAANGTKRRRNGYVEPREQQAPSVTNGVRESSPQRGGKVYGVVHRKGMDSQQEEVTACEWSVNHLRDQMNYIREVRDSLEKVRERMYGQFGGMQQSMHRLSQDIRTTNAQRQSLEREVKTRTAAMDSFEQMNSSLISANIDLQKSLLENCTDRAEAREKIKSLCSSCQLAEEKLRERDKELAAALAENRALRLQVEASQEATSEAVEEMSRKLQRQHEEQLQSEQRKHREEVEALRAQIDEYVSRLEEAEKNARVAEAKIAERDQRIGELERLLDCMRQEMAQLQLKLRDCERRLQKSEKTDQVDGNTAKRTQQLEGEALELRERIKHLNDMVFCQQRKVKGMIEEVETLRTKLVQKDLFITDLLDKIALVECENKELDDKLKYFVSIQNDSVVQAAVQTRDIGVGCDLLPRPEPHAGDEAQARPLPRSRLESSLLNYSPVQYSKWLQSNSTQLSKSTSSPTQSNPSSVNPVQSSSAQTSTEESVSIQTSSPPSSPERSTPAVSSTQTRTPPSRISTPYMKLMEMSSKRSNE; translated from the exons ATGTCACATTTGGGAGTAGACATGCAGAGGTACAGCTCTGGGGGCTCAGTCACCACTACCACGGACGAGGATCTGCCCAGCCAG AGAAGGATACAGCGCCTGAGGCTGACCTTACATGCAGACCAACCCTCTACTGGACAAGATGAACCCCAGAATGTCACCGGAAAAGAGAAG GAGGCGATGGCAGCCAATGGGACGAAGAGGAGAAGAAATGGCTACGTGGAACCACGAGAGCAG CAGGCCCCCAGCGTGACCAATGGCGTGAGGGAGAGCTCACCCCAGCGAGGGGGCAAGGTGTATGGCGTGGTGCACAGGAAGGGCATGGACAGCCAGCAGGAGGAAGTGACGGCTTGTGAGTGGTCTGTCAATCACCTGAGGGACCAAATGAACTACATCCGAGAG gtcaGAGACTCGCTGGAGAAGGTGAGGGAGCGAATGTATGGCCAGTTTGGGGGGATGCAGCAGTCCATGCACAGACTCTCTCAGGACATTCGG ACTACCAatgcccagagacagagcctgGAGAGGGAGGTGAAGACACGGACTGCAGCCATGGACAGCTTCGAGCAGATGAATAGCTCCCTCATATCCGCCAACATTGACCTGCAG AAATCCTTGCTGGAGAACTGTACAGACCGGGCTGAAGCCAGAGAAAAGATTAAGAGTTTGTGCAGCTCCTGTCAGCTGGCGGAGGAGAagctgagggagagggacaAGGAGCTGGCTGCAGCCCTCGCAGAGAACCGAGCCCTCCGACTGCAG GTGGAGGCCTCCCAGGAAGCTACATCCGAGGCAGTGGAGGAGATGTCTCGGAAACTACAGAGGCAGCATGAAGAACAGCTTCAGAGTGAGCAGAGGAAGCACAGAGAGGAGGTTGAAGCACTGCGG GCACAGATAGATGAGTACGTGAGCCGGCTGGAGGAGGCGGAGAAGAATGCCAGGGTCGCGGAGGCAAAGATCGCCGAGCGAGATCAGAGGATTGGTGAACTGGAGCGTCTCCTGGACTGCATGAGACAG GAAATGGCTCAGCTGCAGCTGAAACTGCGGGACTGTGAGAGACGCCTGCAGAAGTCCGAAAAGACTGACCAGGTGGATGGAAACACAGCCAAGAG GACCCAGCAGCTGGAGGGGGAGGCCCTGGAGTTGCGGGAGAGAATCAAACACCTGAACGACATGGTGTTCTGCCAGCAGAGGAAGGTGAAGGGCATGAtagaggag GTTGAAACATTACGGACAAAACTGGTACAGAAGGATTTGTTCATTACGGACCTATTGGATAAAATCGCCCTGGTTGAATGTGAG AATAAAGAGTTAGACGACAAGCTGAAGTATTTTGTGTCTATTCAGAATGACAGTGTAGTCCAAGCCGCAGTGCAAACGAGAGACATTGGAGTGGGCTGTGACCTTCTTCCCAG GCCTGAACCGCATGCAGGAGACGAAGCCCAGGCAAGGCCGCTGCCACGCAGTCGATTGGAATCCAGTTTATTGAATTACTCTCCAGTGCAGTACAGCAAGTGGCTACAATCCAACAGCACTCAGCTCAGTAAAAGCACATCAAGCCCAACACAATccaacccttcctctgtaaatcCGGTCCAGTCCAGCTCAGCCCAGACCAGCACAGAGGAGTCAGTTTCCATACAGACATCCTCACCCCCCTCGAGTCCTGAACGCTCCACTCCAGCTGTGTCCAGTACACAAACAAGAACCCCTCCGTCGAGAATATCCACGCCTTACATGAAACTCATGGAAATGAGTTCAAAAAGGAGCAATGAATGA
- the LOC133130988 gene encoding myocardial zonula adherens protein-like isoform X1, with product MSHLGVDMQRYSSGGSVTTTTDEDLPSQRRIQRLRLTLHADQPSTGQDEPQNVTGKEKQEAMAANGTKRRRNGYVEPREQQAPSVTNGVRESSPQRGGKVYGVVHRKGMDSQQEEVTACEWSVNHLRDQMNYIREVRDSLEKVRERMYGQFGGMQQSMHRLSQDIRTTNAQRQSLEREVKTRTAAMDSFEQMNSSLISANIDLQKSLLENCTDRAEAREKIKSLCSSCQLAEEKLRERDKELAAALAENRALRLQVEASQEATSEAVEEMSRKLQRQHEEQLQSEQRKHREEVEALRAQIDEYVSRLEEAEKNARVAEAKIAERDQRIGELERLLDCMRQEMAQLQLKLRDCERRLQKSEKTDQVDGNTAKRTQQLEGEALELRERIKHLNDMVFCQQRKVKGMIEEVETLRTKLVQKDLFITDLLDKIALVECENKELDDKLKYFVSIQNDSVVQAAVQTRDIGVGCDLLPRPEPHAGDEAQARPLPRSRLESSLLNYSPVQYSKWLQSNSTQLSKSTSSPTQSNPSSVNPVQSSSAQTSTEESVSIQTSSPPSSPERSTPAVSSTQTRTPPSRISTPYMKLMEMSSKRSNE from the exons ATGTCACATTTGGGAGTAGACATGCAGAGGTACAGCTCTGGGGGCTCAGTCACCACTACCACGGACGAGGATCTGCCCAGCCAG AGAAGGATACAGCGCCTGAGGCTGACCTTACATGCAGACCAACCCTCTACTGGACAAGATGAACCCCAGAATGTCACCGGAAAAGAGAAG CAGGAGGCGATGGCAGCCAATGGGACGAAGAGGAGAAGAAATGGCTACGTGGAACCACGAGAGCAG CAGGCCCCCAGCGTGACCAATGGCGTGAGGGAGAGCTCACCCCAGCGAGGGGGCAAGGTGTATGGCGTGGTGCACAGGAAGGGCATGGACAGCCAGCAGGAGGAAGTGACGGCTTGTGAGTGGTCTGTCAATCACCTGAGGGACCAAATGAACTACATCCGAGAG gtcaGAGACTCGCTGGAGAAGGTGAGGGAGCGAATGTATGGCCAGTTTGGGGGGATGCAGCAGTCCATGCACAGACTCTCTCAGGACATTCGG ACTACCAatgcccagagacagagcctgGAGAGGGAGGTGAAGACACGGACTGCAGCCATGGACAGCTTCGAGCAGATGAATAGCTCCCTCATATCCGCCAACATTGACCTGCAG AAATCCTTGCTGGAGAACTGTACAGACCGGGCTGAAGCCAGAGAAAAGATTAAGAGTTTGTGCAGCTCCTGTCAGCTGGCGGAGGAGAagctgagggagagggacaAGGAGCTGGCTGCAGCCCTCGCAGAGAACCGAGCCCTCCGACTGCAG GTGGAGGCCTCCCAGGAAGCTACATCCGAGGCAGTGGAGGAGATGTCTCGGAAACTACAGAGGCAGCATGAAGAACAGCTTCAGAGTGAGCAGAGGAAGCACAGAGAGGAGGTTGAAGCACTGCGG GCACAGATAGATGAGTACGTGAGCCGGCTGGAGGAGGCGGAGAAGAATGCCAGGGTCGCGGAGGCAAAGATCGCCGAGCGAGATCAGAGGATTGGTGAACTGGAGCGTCTCCTGGACTGCATGAGACAG GAAATGGCTCAGCTGCAGCTGAAACTGCGGGACTGTGAGAGACGCCTGCAGAAGTCCGAAAAGACTGACCAGGTGGATGGAAACACAGCCAAGAG GACCCAGCAGCTGGAGGGGGAGGCCCTGGAGTTGCGGGAGAGAATCAAACACCTGAACGACATGGTGTTCTGCCAGCAGAGGAAGGTGAAGGGCATGAtagaggag GTTGAAACATTACGGACAAAACTGGTACAGAAGGATTTGTTCATTACGGACCTATTGGATAAAATCGCCCTGGTTGAATGTGAG AATAAAGAGTTAGACGACAAGCTGAAGTATTTTGTGTCTATTCAGAATGACAGTGTAGTCCAAGCCGCAGTGCAAACGAGAGACATTGGAGTGGGCTGTGACCTTCTTCCCAG GCCTGAACCGCATGCAGGAGACGAAGCCCAGGCAAGGCCGCTGCCACGCAGTCGATTGGAATCCAGTTTATTGAATTACTCTCCAGTGCAGTACAGCAAGTGGCTACAATCCAACAGCACTCAGCTCAGTAAAAGCACATCAAGCCCAACACAATccaacccttcctctgtaaatcCGGTCCAGTCCAGCTCAGCCCAGACCAGCACAGAGGAGTCAGTTTCCATACAGACATCCTCACCCCCCTCGAGTCCTGAACGCTCCACTCCAGCTGTGTCCAGTACACAAACAAGAACCCCTCCGTCGAGAATATCCACGCCTTACATGAAACTCATGGAAATGAGTTCAAAAAGGAGCAATGAATGA